The Pyrococcus horikoshii OT3 genome includes a window with the following:
- a CDS encoding L-threonylcarbamoyladenylate synthase produces the protein MTIIINMRSGVDEVKLRIAAKLIREGKLVAFPTETVYGLGADALNERAVRRIFEAKGRPADNPLILHIAKFSQVYELAREVPEEAKVLVERFWPGPLTIVLPRKDVVPDVTTGGLDTVAIRMPANEIALKLIELSGKPIAAPSANISGKPSPTSAEHVADDFYGKIECIIDGGETRIGVESTVIDLTEHPPVLLRPGGLPLEEIEKVIGKVRIHPAVFGKKVDTPKSPGMKYKHYAPNAEVIVVEGPREKVKGKITELVKELKERGKKVGVIGSESYNADEFFFLGSSVEEVAKNLFKALRYMDKAGVDVVIAEGVEERGLGLAVMNRLRKASGYKIVKA, from the coding sequence ATGACGATAATAATAAACATGAGATCCGGGGTTGACGAGGTTAAGCTTAGGATAGCTGCTAAGCTAATAAGGGAGGGTAAGCTGGTGGCTTTTCCCACGGAAACAGTCTATGGCCTAGGAGCTGACGCCTTGAACGAGAGAGCTGTAAGGAGGATATTCGAAGCCAAGGGAAGGCCAGCAGATAACCCATTGATACTTCACATAGCTAAATTCTCCCAGGTTTACGAGCTGGCTAGAGAAGTTCCCGAGGAAGCTAAGGTTTTGGTTGAGAGGTTTTGGCCCGGCCCATTAACGATAGTCCTCCCAAGGAAGGATGTAGTTCCAGACGTAACTACAGGAGGTTTAGATACTGTCGCGATAAGGATGCCCGCTAATGAGATAGCCTTAAAGCTAATAGAGCTCAGCGGAAAGCCCATAGCTGCTCCCTCAGCAAACATAAGCGGAAAACCTAGCCCCACTTCAGCGGAGCACGTTGCAGATGACTTCTACGGGAAGATAGAGTGCATAATAGATGGGGGGGAGACTAGGATAGGCGTTGAATCGACGGTTATCGATCTAACCGAGCACCCTCCAGTGCTTTTAAGGCCTGGAGGCTTACCCTTAGAAGAGATCGAGAAGGTCATTGGGAAAGTTAGGATTCACCCAGCGGTATTTGGGAAGAAGGTTGACACACCAAAATCCCCGGGGATGAAGTACAAGCACTACGCACCCAATGCGGAGGTTATAGTCGTTGAAGGTCCCAGGGAAAAAGTCAAGGGAAAAATTACCGAGCTAGTTAAGGAGTTAAAGGAGAGGGGAAAGAAAGTTGGGGTGATCGGTTCAGAAAGCTATAACGCTGACGAGTTCTTCTTCCTGGGTAGCAGCGTTGAGGAAGTGGCAAAAAACCTGTTCAAGGCTTTGAGGTACATGGATAAAGCTGGAGTTGACGTTGTGATAGCTGAGGGGGTTGAGGAGAGGGGGTTGGGCTTAGCCGTAATGAACAGGCTAAGGAAGGCCTCGGGCTATAAGATCGTCAAGGCTTAA
- a CDS encoding ATP-binding protein has protein sequence MIRKFVNRKRELETLEKLYEKGANLVVIYGRRRVGKTALLRKFLEEKRGIYFLCSRRGYEKDLKRFSQELSKFFGIPLSFEDFEDAFEFLSKQGKLVVVIDEFPYLIESYKPVVSVFQRIVDLVLEGSEVMLILCGSSIGMMEKDVLGYKAPLYGRAQGIMKVKPFRFFDMVEWYGRDFEKLVRLYGVTWGVPRYMEFFREGSDEEIIRNFFDPSSFLFNEAKLLLMEELRNPAVYGEIIEAIALGNTRLSEIANYSMIDAKDLPAYLKTLQELGIVKRITPITKRNAKRGVYVIEDEYFRFYYRFVNPYYEEIESLNPEPAIEDFRKNFNSYLGETFEKVSKEFLLAIGDYPKIGKWWYKGEEIDLVALNEREKKALFVEVKWRGLKEREAKRILKRLEKKSMLINLDGWIKDYGVIARRVEGKESLRDEGWLVWDLEDFNSLVGD, from the coding sequence ATGATCCGAAAATTTGTCAACAGGAAGAGGGAGCTTGAAACGCTTGAGAAGCTCTACGAGAAGGGAGCTAACCTAGTGGTGATCTATGGAAGGAGGAGGGTTGGAAAGACAGCGCTTCTGAGGAAGTTCCTTGAGGAGAAAAGGGGGATCTACTTCCTCTGCTCCAGAAGGGGGTATGAGAAGGATTTGAAGAGGTTCTCACAGGAGTTAAGTAAATTCTTCGGAATCCCCTTAAGCTTCGAGGATTTTGAAGATGCTTTCGAGTTCCTCTCAAAGCAGGGAAAACTCGTGGTAGTCATTGATGAGTTTCCCTACCTGATAGAATCTTACAAACCGGTAGTTTCAGTTTTCCAGAGGATAGTCGATTTAGTGCTCGAGGGTTCAGAGGTTATGCTTATCCTCTGCGGGTCGAGCATTGGAATGATGGAAAAGGATGTGCTCGGCTATAAAGCTCCGCTCTACGGGAGGGCCCAGGGGATAATGAAAGTTAAACCGTTCCGATTCTTTGACATGGTAGAGTGGTATGGGAGGGATTTTGAGAAGCTTGTTAGACTCTATGGAGTGACTTGGGGAGTTCCTAGGTACATGGAGTTCTTCAGGGAGGGGAGCGATGAGGAGATAATAAGGAACTTCTTCGATCCCTCCTCCTTCCTCTTCAACGAGGCTAAGCTACTTTTAATGGAAGAGCTTAGGAATCCAGCAGTTTACGGAGAGATAATAGAAGCAATAGCCCTGGGAAACACTAGGCTGAGTGAGATAGCTAACTATTCAATGATCGACGCTAAGGATCTTCCGGCTTATCTAAAAACCCTCCAGGAGCTTGGAATAGTTAAGAGGATAACTCCAATAACGAAGAGGAACGCTAAGAGAGGGGTATACGTCATTGAGGATGAGTACTTCAGGTTCTACTACCGCTTCGTGAATCCCTATTACGAGGAGATAGAATCTCTGAATCCCGAGCCTGCTATAGAGGATTTCAGGAAGAACTTCAACTCCTACCTTGGCGAGACCTTTGAGAAGGTATCGAAAGAATTCCTCCTCGCAATTGGGGATTACCCAAAGATCGGGAAGTGGTGGTACAAAGGGGAAGAGATTGACCTGGTAGCTTTAAATGAAAGGGAGAAGAAAGCTCTCTTTGTGGAGGTCAAGTGGAGGGGGTTGAAGGAAAGGGAAGCTAAAAGAATTTTAAAGAGGTTAGAGAAGAAGAGCATGCTAATAAATCTCGATGGCTGGATTAAAGATTATGGTGTTATAGCTAGAAGGGTTGAAGGTAAGGAGTCGTTGAGGGATGAAGGATGGCTGGTTTGGGATCTTGAGGATTTTAATAGCTTAGTAGGTGATTAA
- a CDS encoding AAA family ATPase — translation MPCKNFFTTRPIMEEDCLWDKRRKIVDDLFRTVLRGNIAILLGPRRVGKTSVVNVISQKFAKRRNHHYIYFNFSRFIGARAISIADIEPKRTSLKLITTSKSYVISLKGISVEVRKTSIEEFTSDFSTLVRILSQNSERGLLIFDEAQVLARLKNLDFRGLIQEITDSYPNISMIFTGSMPGLLIEYLNPGPDKPNFMRASETFTLSRWNVEEGLEFLKKGFESYGISVRNELELERAVKELGGIPGFISYYGITVINLVRSGVPVEKALPRALEESKRYALEEWKKDLEAFLNVYNSPIYVEVMKVLASSYPTALKGAEVYRRMNRAPKRIQHIYKYLDVLEKVGFIRSEGGKYWIEDPILRELLT, via the coding sequence ATGCCATGTAAAAACTTCTTCACCACGAGGCCTATCATGGAGGAAGATTGTCTATGGGATAAAAGGAGGAAGATCGTTGACGATCTCTTTCGTACCGTTCTTAGGGGAAACATTGCAATTCTCCTGGGCCCAAGGCGAGTTGGAAAGACGAGCGTTGTTAACGTGATCTCTCAAAAGTTCGCAAAGAGGAGGAACCATCACTACATCTACTTTAACTTCTCTAGGTTCATCGGAGCTAGGGCTATCTCAATAGCGGATATAGAACCAAAAAGGACGTCTTTAAAGCTCATAACTACAAGCAAGAGCTACGTCATTTCATTGAAAGGAATATCCGTTGAAGTGAGAAAGACGAGCATCGAAGAGTTTACATCGGACTTCTCAACCTTAGTAAGGATATTATCCCAGAATTCTGAGAGGGGGCTCCTCATCTTTGACGAAGCCCAAGTGCTCGCTAGGTTAAAGAACTTGGACTTCCGCGGCCTTATACAGGAGATAACCGATAGCTATCCAAATATATCGATGATCTTCACCGGTTCAATGCCCGGGCTACTTATAGAGTACTTAAACCCAGGGCCAGATAAACCAAACTTTATGCGCGCTTCCGAAACCTTTACCCTCTCACGCTGGAACGTTGAAGAAGGATTGGAGTTTCTGAAGAAGGGCTTTGAAAGTTACGGCATTAGCGTAAGGAACGAACTTGAGCTTGAGAGAGCTGTAAAAGAACTGGGAGGGATTCCTGGTTTTATCTCTTACTATGGAATAACAGTGATTAACCTCGTGAGAAGTGGAGTTCCAGTAGAAAAGGCCCTTCCAAGGGCCCTGGAGGAGAGCAAGAGGTATGCCCTTGAAGAGTGGAAGAAGGATCTGGAAGCGTTCCTAAACGTCTACAACAGCCCGATTTACGTTGAGGTAATGAAGGTTCTGGCAAGTTCATACCCAACCGCTCTCAAGGGAGCGGAAGTTTACAGGAGGATGAATAGGGCACCAAAGAGGATCCAGCACATATACAAGTACCTCGACGTTCTGGAGAAGGTTGGCTTCATACGCTCAGAGGGAGGTAAGTACTGGATAGAGGATCCGATCCTTAGGGAGCTATTAACATAG